In one Hemitrygon akajei chromosome 3, sHemAka1.3, whole genome shotgun sequence genomic region, the following are encoded:
- the LOC140723752 gene encoding uncharacterized protein codes for MTGCGQPSLPASPGPAPTYPCATWEPPSCMPGCERPSLLASPGPAPDTPRSTLASVTLDQSAPHQLARSMMDILVEGHRTSCLFDTGSTESFIDPATVKRCGLVTRPVRRKITLASGSHSTDIRSVTGTTLPVWLTSPGPVLLRKHARSNKYSPLVEKVHLLHANPQYAYVVLPDGREDTVSVRDLAPAGAADHYPEHSTVTLHPVPEVTPRAPCPTQTPYASVPGPSLTREGSLTPPVGTELTHSPPSEHTPPPAPVPSSPPAPVQLQPELRRSQRTIRPPDRLNL; via the exons atgaccggatgtggacaaccatctttgccggcgtcaccaggccccgcccctacctacccgtgtgcgacctgggagccgccatcttgcatgcccggatgtgagcggccatctttgctggcgtcaccaggccccgcccccgacacgccccgttctacgctggcttccgtgaccctcgatcaaagcgctccgcaccagctcgcaaggtcgatgatggacatcctggtggaggggcacaggactagctgcctgtttgacacgggcagcactgagagttttattgacccggccacagtgaaacgctgcggactcgtgacacggccggtccgtcggaagatcaccttggcttcagggtcgcattccacagacatccgg tctgtcactgggaccaccctgccagtttggctgacgtccccggggccagtgctgctgcgtaaacatgcgaggagtaataagtactcaccactggtcgagaaggttcacctcctgcatgctaatccccagtatgcctacgtggtcttgcctgatgggcgggaggacacggtctctgtccgcgacctggcgcccgccggagcagcagaccactaccccgagcactccacggtaactttgcaccctgtacccgaagtgactccgcgcgcaccgtgccccacacagactccgtatgcgtctgttccagggccctcgctcacacgcgaggggtccctgacacctcctgttgggacagaattaacccactctccgccttcggagcacacaccacctccggcacctgtgccgtcatcacctccggctcctgtgcaattgcagccggagctccgtagatcgcagcgaacgattcgaccacctgatcgacttaacctgtaa